A single region of the Nicotiana sylvestris chromosome 6, ASM39365v2, whole genome shotgun sequence genome encodes:
- the LOC104221715 gene encoding putative phospholipid:diacylglycerol acyltransferase 2, whose protein sequence is MGFFHFLKTQLSRSLQLNLSAISNYVNQLISSSIVDCKVRILTSLASILGFRKLCFLEPTKCSPVSTQSFESNVDKKQENAVSAYEKVIEKPKHKKTKRQPKEWRCIDYCCWIIGYLCTTWWLLLFLCNFLPANLPGLKVPEPPGTRLKNEGLIAHHPLVLVPGIVTGGLELWEGRPCSEGLFRKRLWGGSFAEIFKRPLCWLEHLSLDNETGLDPPGIRVRAVTGLVAADYFAPGYFVWAILIENLAKIGYEQKNMYMASYDWRLSFQNTEIRDQSLSRLKRKIELLYVTNGNRKVVVVPHSMGVIYFLHFLKWVEAPPPVGGGGGPNWCAKHIKTIMNVSPAFLGVPKAVANILSAEGKDVAFIRAMAPGLLDSETFGFQTFQHVMRVFRTWDSVLSLLPKGGETIWGDLNWSPEEENVCHSAKTQYLQSSSKENNGNDTSPRRFAEVKQRAKYGRLVAFGKAASELPSSQLSFIDPKEFVHGSAPISSTSCEELLTEYDEISRESIKRVAENEVYTARTLIDLLRFIAPKMMQRTEEHFSHGLAENLEDPKYSHHKYWSNPLETMLPDAPDMEIYCSYGVGIPTERSYVYKMSPSDRCKSIPLQIDSSADGSDNGCLSGGVYFVDGDESVPVVSAGFMCAKGWRGKTRFNPSGIATYVREYQHNPPASLLEGRGTESGAHVDILGNFALIEDVLRVAAGASGTELGGDRIYSGIMEMSERINIRL, encoded by the exons atGGGTTTCTTCCATTTCTTGAAAACACAGCTTAGTAGGAGTTTGCAGCTCAATTTGAGTGCCATTTCTAACTATGTTAATCAGCTCATTTCTTCATCAATTGTAGACTGTAAAGTTAGAATCTTGACTTCACTGGCTTCAATTCTTGGGTTTAGGAAGCTGTGTTTTCTTGAACCAACAAAGTGTTCCCCAGTGAGTACTCAATCATTTGAATCCAATGTTGACAAGAAACAAGAAAATGCTGTTTCTGCTTATGAAAAGGTTATTGAGAAGCCAAAACACAAGAAAACCAAAAGGCAGCCTAAGGAATGGAGGTGTATAGATTACTGCTGTTGGATAATTGGATACTTGTGCACAACTTGGTGGCTACTTTTATTTCTATGCAATTTTTTGCCTGCCAATTTGCCAGGACTTAAGGTTCCTGAACCACCTGGGACTAGGCTAAAAAATGAAGGCTTAATTGCTCATCACCCTTTAGTTTTGGTGCCTGGTATAGTAACGGGAGGTCTTGAGCTTTGGGAAGGTAGGCCTTGTTCTGAAGGCTTATTTCGTAAGAGACTTTGGGGTGGTAGCTTTGCTGAAATATTCAAGAG GCCTTTATGTTGGTTGGAGCACCTATCTTTGGATAATGAAACAGGGCTTGATCCACCAGGGATTCGAGTCCGGGCAGTGACAGGATTAGTAGCAGCTGATTATTTTGCTCCTGGTTATTTTGTTTGGGCTATTCTTATTGAAAATTTGGCAAAGATTGGATATGAACAGAAGAATATGTACATGGCTTCTTATGACTGGAGGCTATCCTTCCAAAATACAGAG ATCAGAGACCAATCTCTGAGCAGGCTAAAGAGAAAAATTGAGCTTTTGTATGTAACAAATGGTAACAGGAAAGTGGTGGTAGTGCCTCATTCAATGGGAGTAATCTATTTTCTCCATTTCCTTAAATGGGTTGAAGCGCCTCCTCCCGTTGGAGGGGGTGGTGGCCCAAATTGGTGTGCCAAGCACATCAAAACAATCATGAATGTTAGTCCAGCGTTTCTTGGAGTTCCAAAAGCGGTGGCCAATATATTGTCTGCTGAGGGAAAGGATGTTGCCTTTATTAG AGCCATGGCTCCTGGTCTGTTAGACTCTGAGACCTTTGGTTTCCAAACCTTTCAACATGTTATGAGGGTATTTCGAACATGGGACTCTGTCCTTTCATTGCTACCGAAAGGAGGAGAGACAATCTGGGGCGACCTGAATTGGTCCCCGGAAGAAGAAAATGTATGTCATTCAGCAAAGACACAATACCTGCAATCCTCTTCAAAGGAGAATAATGGAAATGATACCAGCCCTCGGAGGTTTGCCGAAGTAAAACAGCGTGCGAAATACGGAAGATTAGTTGCATTCGGGAAGGCAGCATCTGAGCTACCTTCTTCACAGCTCTCTTTTATTGATCCAAAG GAATTCGTGCATGGGAGTGCACCCATTTCCAGCACATCATGTGAAGAGTTGTTGACAGAGTATGATGAGATTAGTCGAGAGAGCATCAAGAGAGTGGCTGAAAATGAAGTGTATACAGCACGAACTCTCATAGATCTTCTCAGATTTATAGCACCAAAGATGATGCAGCGCACTGAGGAACACTTCTCTCATGGATTAGCAGAAAACTTGGAAGATCCTAAGTATAGTCATCACAAGTATTGGTCAAATCCACTTGAAACCAT GTTGCCAGATGCTCCAGATATGGAAATTTACTGCTCATATGGAGTGGGAATTCCCACTGAAAGATCATATGTCTACAAGATGTCACCTTCTGACAGATGCAAGAGCATTCCTCTTCAGATTGATAGCTCTGCAGACGGAAGCGATAATGGCTGCTTGAGTGGTGGAGTATACTTTGTCGATGGTGATGAGAGTGTGCCAGTCGTGAGTGCTGGCTTCATGTGCGCAAAAGGATGGCGAGGCAAGACACGTTTCAACCCCTCGGGGATTGCTACTTACGTGAGAGAATACCAGCACAATCCACCAGCTAGTCTGCTAGAAGGGAGAGGCACAGAAAGTGGTGCTCATGTTGACATTCTAGGAAACTTCGCCTTGATCGAGGATGTTCTACGTGTTGCTGCTGGTGCTTCAGGTACAGAGTTAGGTGGTGATAGGATTTATTCGGGTATCATGGAAATGTCGGAGCGGATAAATATTCGGCTATGA